The sequence CCGCGAACTGGGCATCGCCACCGTCGCGGTGTACTCGGACGCGGACGCCGGCGCGCCCCATGTCCACGAGGCCGACACCGCCGTACGGCTTCCCGGGAACACCCCGGCCGAGACCTATCTGCGCGGCGAGGCGCTGGTGGCGGCCGCGCGGGCGGCGGGCGCGGACGCCGTCCACCCCGGCTACGGCTTCCTGTCCGAGAACGCCTCCTTCGCCGCCGCCGTCGCCGGGGCGGGCCTGGTCTGGATCGGGCCGCCGCCCGCGGCCATCGAGGCCATGGCGTCCAAGACGCGGGCCAAGGAGCTGATGGGGGCGGCCGGGGTGCCGCTGCCGGCGCCCGTCGATCCGGCCACCGCCACCGAGGCCGATCTGCCGCTGCTGGTGAAGGCGGCGGCGGGCGGCGGCGGTCGCGGTATGCGCATCGTCACCGAACTGGCCGATCTGCCGGGCGAGTTGAAGGCCGCCGAGGCGGAGGCGACCGCGGCGTTCGGCGACGGCGAGGTCTTCGTCGAGCCGTATGTCGTCGGCGGGCGCCATGTCGAGGTGCAGATCCTCGCCGACGCCCACGGCACGGTCTGGACGCTCGGCACCCGCGACTGCTCCCTCCAGCGACGCCACCAGAAGGTCATCGAGGAGGCCCCCGCCCCCGGGCTGACCGACGCGCTGCGCGAGAGCCTGCACACGGCCGCCGCGCGGGCGGCCCGCGCCATCGAGTACCGGGGCGCGGGCACCGTGGAGTTCCTGGTGACCCGCGACGGCCGGGCGTACTTCCTGGAGATGAACACCCGCCTCCAGGTCGAGCACCCGGTCACCGAGGCCGTCCACCGCCTCGACCTGGTCGCCCTCCAGATACGCATCGCCGAGGGCCGGGCCCTGGACCCCGCACCGCCCGCCCCCGCCGGCCATGCCGTGGAAGCCCGCCTCTACGCCGAGGACCCGGCGGCCGGCTGGCGCCCGCAGACCGGTGTCCTCCACCGGCTGGCCGTGCCCGACGGCGTACGCCTCGACTCCGGCGTCACCGACGGCGACACCGTCACCGTGCACTACGACCCCATGCTGGCCAAGGTCATCGCCTGGGCGCCGACCCGCGACGAGGCGGTCCGCAAACTGGCCGGCGCCCTGGAGCGCACCCGCCTCCACGGGCCCGTCACCAACCGCGACCTGCTCGTCCGCTCCCTGCGCCACCCGGAGTTCGCGGCCGCCACCGGACTGGACACCGGCTTCTACGACCGCAACCTCGCCGCCCTGACCCCGCCCGCCGACCCCGCGGCGGTACGGACGGCCGCCCTGGCCGCGGCCCTCGCCGAGGCGCCGGGCCGCTCCCGCTTCGGCGGCTTCCGCAACGTCCCCTCGGGCCCCCAGCTCAAGACGTACGAGCACGCCGGCACCCCGTACGAGATCCGCTACCGCCTGACCCGCGACGGCCTGCACGCCGAGGACCTCCCCGGCGTCCGGCTGCTCGCCGCGGGCCCCGACCGGGTCGTCCTCGAAGTGGACGGCCTGCGGCGTGCGTTCACCGTCTCCCGCTACGGCGACCGGATCCACGTCGACACCGCGCAGGGCTCCTGCGCCCTGACCGCCCTGCCCCGCTTCCCCGACCCCGCGGCCCGCACCGAACCGGGCTCCCTGCTGGCGCCCATGCCCGGCACCGTGGTCCGGATCGCCGACGGGCTGGCCGAGGGCGCCCGGGTCGAGCCGGGGCAGCCCCTCCTGTGGCTGGAGGCGATGAAGATGGAACACCAGATCACCGCGCCCGCCGCCGGAACCCTCACCTCTCTTCCCGTCCACCCCGGCCGACAGGTCGAGGTGGGCGCGCTGCTGGCCGTCGTCACGGCCTGAACCCGGTGCACCCGCCCGGACCCCTCCCACAGAAGGAGCCACTGTGCGCAACCCTGTGATCGAGAACGAGGAACACCGCGCGCTGCGCGAGGCCGTGGCCGCCCTGGGCCGCCGCTACGGCCGCGACTACTTCGCCACCGTCGTCGACGAGGGCCGGCACACCGACGACCTGTGGGCCGAGGCCGCCAAACTCGGCTACCTCGGCGTCAACCTCCCCGAGGAGTACGGCGGCGGGGGCGGCGGCATCATCGAACTCTCCCTCGTCCTGGAGGAGTTGGGCGCGGCCGGCTGTCCGCTGCTGATGCTGGTCGTCTCGCCCGCCATCTGCGGCACGGTCATCGCCCGCTTCGGCACCGAAAGCCAAAAACGCACCTGGCTGCCGGGCCTGGCCGACGGCTCCCGCAAGATGGCCTTCGGCATCACCGAACCCGACGCCGGATCCAACTCCCACCGCATCACCACCACCGCCCGGCGCGAGGACACGGACTGGATCCTCAACGGCCGCAAGGTGTTCGTCTCCGGCGTCGACATCGCCGATGCCACGCTGATCGTCGGCCGCACGGAGGACGCCCGGACCGGCAGCCTCAAGCCCTGCCTCTTCATCGTGCCCCGCGACACACCGGGCTTCGCGCGCAGCCCGATCCGGATGGAACTGGCCGCCCCGGAGAAGCAGTTCGAGCTCACCCTGGACGAGGTGCGGCTGCCGGCCGACGCCCTGGTCGGCGACGAGGACGCCGGCCTCCTCCAGCTCTTCGCCGGCCTCAACCCCGAGCGCATCATGACCGCCGCGTTCGCCCTCGGCATGGGCCGCTACGCGCTGGACCGGGCCGTCGACTACGCCCGCACCCGCCAGGTCTGGAAGGACCCCATCGGCGCCCACCAGGCCCTCGCCCACCCCCTCGCCCAGGCCCATATCGAACTCGAACTGGCCCGGCTGATGATGCAGAAGGCCGCCCATCTCTACGACGCCGGCGACGACATGGGCGCCGGCGAGGCCGCCAACATGGCCAAATACGCCGCCGCCGAGGCCGCCGTACGCGCCGTCGACCAGGCCGTCCACACCCTCGGCGGCAACGGCCTCACCCACGAATACGGCCTCGCCTCCATGATCACGGCCGCCCGCGTGGCCCGTATCGCCCCCGTCAGCCGCGAGATGATCCTCAACTTCGTCTCGCACCAGTCGCTGGGGCTGCCGAAGTCGTACTGAGGGGAGGCGCCGCCTCGTGCGGCGGCCGGGGGGCCGCGCCGAGCGAGGCGGAGGTCATCGCGTACGTTGCCGACCACCACCGGCAAGAATCTGCGGCGCGCACCGCGCGCCAGGGAAAGGAGCTGGAGCCCCGATGACCGACGTCCCGCCCGCCGCACCGCTCGTCATACGCGCCCACGAGCGAGGCATCACCACCCTCACCCTCGACTCGCCGCACAACCGCAACGCGCTCTCCGCCCGGCTGGTCGCCGAACTCCACCAGGCGCTCGCCGAGGCCGCGGCCGACGACGCCGTGCGGGCCGTCGTACTGACCCACACGGGCACCACCTTCTGCGCCGGGGCGGACCTGTCGGAGGCGACCGCGGGCACGGCGACCGACGGGCCGCTGGGGCTGGCGCGGCTGCTGCGCGCCCTGGTGGAGCTGCCGCTGCCGGTGGTCGCGCGGGTCACCGGGCACGTACGGGCCGGGGGCCTGGGGCTGCTCGGCGCCTGCGATATCGCGGTGGCCGGGCCCGAGGCCACGTTCGCCTTCACCGAGGCGCGGCTCGGACTCGCGCCCGCCGTCATCTCGATGCCGCTGCTGCCCCGGCTCGATGCGCGGGCGGCCGCCCGCTACTACCTCACCGGGGAGCGGTTCGGCCCGGCGGAGGCGGCCCGGATCGGGCTGGTCACGCTGGCGTCGGAGGACGTGGACGCCGGGCTCGGGCCCGTACTGGAGGGCCTGCGCAAGGGCTCGCCGCAGGGCCTGGCCGCATCGAAGAAGCTGGTGACGGCCGAGGTGCTGCGCGCCTTCGACCGCGATACGCAGGCGCTCGCCGAGCAGTCGGCGCGGCTGTTCGGCTCCGCCGAGGCGCGCGAGGGCATGACCGCCTTCCTGGAGCGACGGGCCCCGGCGTGGACGCGCTGACCCCGGCCCGCGGCGGCAAGACGCCCCAGCAGGAACGCAGCCGGGCCACCCGCCTCAGGCTCCTGGAGGCGGCCGTCTCCTGCCTGGCGGAGCGCGGCTGGAGCGGCAGCACGGTCTCGGTCGTGGCC is a genomic window of Streptomyces gilvosporeus containing:
- a CDS encoding acetyl/propionyl/methylcrotonyl-CoA carboxylase subunit alpha, which produces MLSTLLVANRGEIARRIIRTCRELGIATVAVYSDADAGAPHVHEADTAVRLPGNTPAETYLRGEALVAAARAAGADAVHPGYGFLSENASFAAAVAGAGLVWIGPPPAAIEAMASKTRAKELMGAAGVPLPAPVDPATATEADLPLLVKAAAGGGGRGMRIVTELADLPGELKAAEAEATAAFGDGEVFVEPYVVGGRHVEVQILADAHGTVWTLGTRDCSLQRRHQKVIEEAPAPGLTDALRESLHTAAARAARAIEYRGAGTVEFLVTRDGRAYFLEMNTRLQVEHPVTEAVHRLDLVALQIRIAEGRALDPAPPAPAGHAVEARLYAEDPAAGWRPQTGVLHRLAVPDGVRLDSGVTDGDTVTVHYDPMLAKVIAWAPTRDEAVRKLAGALERTRLHGPVTNRDLLVRSLRHPEFAAATGLDTGFYDRNLAALTPPADPAAVRTAALAAALAEAPGRSRFGGFRNVPSGPQLKTYEHAGTPYEIRYRLTRDGLHAEDLPGVRLLAAGPDRVVLEVDGLRRAFTVSRYGDRIHVDTAQGSCALTALPRFPDPAARTEPGSLLAPMPGTVVRIADGLAEGARVEPGQPLLWLEAMKMEHQITAPAAGTLTSLPVHPGRQVEVGALLAVVTA
- a CDS encoding acyl-CoA dehydrogenase family protein, giving the protein MRNPVIENEEHRALREAVAALGRRYGRDYFATVVDEGRHTDDLWAEAAKLGYLGVNLPEEYGGGGGGIIELSLVLEELGAAGCPLLMLVVSPAICGTVIARFGTESQKRTWLPGLADGSRKMAFGITEPDAGSNSHRITTTARREDTDWILNGRKVFVSGVDIADATLIVGRTEDARTGSLKPCLFIVPRDTPGFARSPIRMELAAPEKQFELTLDEVRLPADALVGDEDAGLLQLFAGLNPERIMTAAFALGMGRYALDRAVDYARTRQVWKDPIGAHQALAHPLAQAHIELELARLMMQKAAHLYDAGDDMGAGEAANMAKYAAAEAAVRAVDQAVHTLGGNGLTHEYGLASMITAARVARIAPVSREMILNFVSHQSLGLPKSY
- a CDS encoding enoyl-CoA hydratase family protein, coding for MTDVPPAAPLVIRAHERGITTLTLDSPHNRNALSARLVAELHQALAEAAADDAVRAVVLTHTGTTFCAGADLSEATAGTATDGPLGLARLLRALVELPLPVVARVTGHVRAGGLGLLGACDIAVAGPEATFAFTEARLGLAPAVISMPLLPRLDARAAARYYLTGERFGPAEAARIGLVTLASEDVDAGLGPVLEGLRKGSPQGLAASKKLVTAEVLRAFDRDTQALAEQSARLFGSAEAREGMTAFLERRAPAWTR